A single Pseudomonas sp. HN11 DNA region contains:
- the mksF gene encoding Mks condensin complex protein MksF has protein sequence MSKERYGIRRFALLNTAGYSLGLFPLEEPLSVYGANNLGKSASINALQFPILARMSDMSFGKYTLEQSRRFYFATDTSYILVEVSLPHGPHVIGVVGRGPGGGFGHQFFAYAGKLDLAHYQKNDTCLRQKELFTNLEREGLKAYELKPDELRRLLVGGHTSIPLDLTLIPLRSTSEQSLKTFRALFINLLHMREITAAKLKQLFLDAFEHSLRSGSVDYIAACEEAFRDVRRMEQDYNSLVAAGPLVEALSNGVRQRDVLRGKLHRLSPLLDSLLGTWSDYASARKEELTIQAEHYRNEQDALQNDQRGGTQELMRLEREISGIQRWLGELSVLKHRFALVDDVKVLEQQLLAAKDAHDELAGALAQSRQFSAEDLDERLRDLEKRLKSVKQQLDHADNNSYAKLREEFSQQDVERLMRLFNSSLFSLPLGEHGITLDEDGQWVKSLEQILDGFKGERFEVPGLSIDISHIEPPALQALADRAALRDQKERLEKELKQLKTQQAVASDRAASKTRTEALYQQVLDAQKALEDFRRAQTLSAEEDEKLENLAQMEAAQDELKRSSDAFTERVQQLSAKLQLVGRQIGDMEAKQRTLDDALRRRQLLPADLPFGTPFMDPVDDSMDNLLPLLNDYQDSWQGLLRADGQIEALYAQVRLKGVAKFDSEDDVERRLQLLINAYAHRTDEALTLGKARRAAVTDIARTLRNIRSDYDSLEHQLALFNREINKRQVSNLQSFRIVLAPNKEALKHIDQIIHSAGQYEEGETLSVFDLSQSAEQDNKNEEAKEYLARLVAANHNQLGLKDLFELAFEITKVHGQPVIHTDIDGAASNGTTMTIKALTNMYLLLHLMDRDQAGRVRLPYYLDEAADIDEKNQAALLETSLQLGFVPILASVKPQVSAQVAIDLEGGSGPNGIYIDEADWKYIRRHDVVKATMNVQADEPELDEV, from the coding sequence ATGAGTAAGGAACGCTACGGCATCCGCCGCTTCGCCCTATTGAACACCGCCGGTTACAGCCTGGGCCTGTTCCCGCTGGAAGAGCCGCTGTCGGTGTATGGCGCGAACAACCTGGGTAAATCCGCCTCGATCAACGCCTTGCAGTTCCCGATCCTGGCGCGCATGTCGGACATGAGTTTCGGCAAGTACACCCTGGAGCAATCGCGGCGCTTCTACTTTGCCACCGACACCAGCTACATCCTCGTGGAGGTCTCGCTGCCCCACGGCCCGCACGTAATCGGCGTGGTCGGGCGCGGCCCGGGCGGTGGTTTCGGTCACCAGTTCTTTGCCTATGCCGGTAAGCTGGATCTGGCTCACTACCAGAAAAACGACACCTGCCTGCGTCAGAAAGAGCTGTTCACCAACCTTGAACGCGAAGGCTTGAAAGCCTACGAACTCAAGCCGGATGAACTGCGTCGTTTGCTGGTAGGTGGCCACACGTCGATCCCGCTGGACCTCACGCTGATCCCGCTGCGCTCCACCAGCGAGCAAAGCCTGAAGACTTTCCGTGCGCTGTTTATCAACCTGCTGCACATGCGCGAAATCACCGCGGCCAAGCTCAAGCAGTTGTTCCTCGATGCGTTTGAACACAGCCTGCGTTCCGGCAGCGTGGATTACATCGCGGCGTGCGAAGAAGCCTTCCGCGATGTAAGACGTATGGAACAGGATTACAACTCGCTGGTGGCCGCTGGGCCGTTAGTGGAGGCCTTGTCCAATGGCGTTCGTCAGCGCGACGTGTTGCGCGGCAAGTTGCATCGCCTATCGCCATTGCTCGATTCGTTACTGGGCACCTGGTCGGACTACGCCAGTGCGCGCAAGGAAGAGCTGACCATCCAGGCCGAGCACTACCGCAACGAACAGGACGCGCTGCAGAACGATCAGCGCGGCGGCACCCAGGAGCTGATGCGTCTGGAACGGGAAATCAGCGGGATCCAGCGTTGGCTGGGCGAGCTGTCGGTGCTCAAGCATCGCTTTGCCCTGGTCGATGACGTGAAAGTGCTGGAGCAACAGCTGCTGGCGGCCAAGGATGCTCACGATGAACTCGCCGGCGCGTTGGCGCAGTCGCGACAGTTCAGCGCCGAGGACTTGGACGAGCGTCTGCGCGACCTGGAAAAACGCTTGAAATCGGTCAAACAGCAGCTCGATCACGCCGACAACAACAGCTATGCCAAGCTGCGGGAAGAATTCTCACAGCAAGATGTCGAGCGCCTGATGCGCCTGTTCAACAGTTCGTTGTTCAGCCTGCCGTTGGGCGAGCATGGCATCACGCTGGACGAGGACGGCCAGTGGGTCAAATCCCTGGAGCAGATCCTCGATGGTTTCAAGGGCGAGCGCTTTGAAGTGCCGGGACTGTCAATCGACATTTCCCACATCGAACCGCCGGCGCTGCAAGCCTTGGCGGACCGCGCCGCATTGCGTGACCAGAAAGAACGCCTGGAAAAAGAACTCAAGCAGCTGAAAACCCAGCAGGCTGTAGCGTCTGACCGTGCCGCGAGCAAGACTCGGACCGAAGCGCTGTACCAGCAGGTGCTGGATGCGCAAAAGGCCCTGGAAGACTTCCGCCGCGCACAGACCCTGAGCGCAGAAGAAGACGAAAAACTGGAAAACCTGGCGCAGATGGAAGCGGCGCAGGATGAGTTGAAACGCTCCAGTGATGCGTTCACCGAGCGCGTCCAGCAACTGTCGGCCAAGCTGCAACTGGTGGGCCGTCAGATCGGCGATATGGAAGCCAAGCAACGTACGCTGGATGACGCATTGCGCCGCCGTCAACTGTTGCCGGCGGACTTGCCGTTCGGCACACCGTTCATGGACCCGGTCGACGATTCCATGGACAACCTGCTGCCACTGCTCAATGACTACCAGGACAGCTGGCAAGGTTTGCTGCGCGCCGATGGTCAGATCGAGGCGCTGTATGCGCAGGTGCGTCTTAAGGGCGTGGCCAAGTTCGACAGCGAGGATGATGTTGAGCGTCGCCTGCAGTTGCTGATCAACGCCTATGCACACCGTACCGATGAAGCCCTGACGTTGGGCAAGGCACGGCGTGCGGCGGTCACCGACATTGCGCGCACCTTGCGCAACATTCGCAGCGACTACGACAGCCTTGAGCACCAGTTGGCATTGTTTAACCGCGAGATCAACAAGCGCCAGGTCTCCAACCTGCAAAGCTTCCGCATCGTGCTGGCTCCGAACAAGGAAGCCCTCAAGCATATCGACCAGATCATCCACAGTGCCGGCCAGTATGAAGAAGGCGAGACCCTGTCGGTGTTCGACCTGAGCCAGAGCGCCGAACAAGACAACAAGAACGAAGAGGCCAAGGAATACCTGGCGCGCCTGGTGGCCGCCAACCATAACCAGTTGGGCCTCAAGGACTTGTTCGAGCTGGCGTTCGAGATCACCAAGGTGCATGGTCAACCGGTGATTCACACCGATATCGATGGCGCGGCGTCCAACGGCACCACCATGACCATCAAGGCGTTGACCAACATGTATTTGTTGCTGCACTTGATGGACCGCGACCAGGCCGGGCGTGTGCGCTTGCCGTACTACCTCGATGAGGCAGCGGACATCGATGAGAAAAACCAGGCGGCATTGCTGGAGACCAGTTTGCAACTGGGCTTTGTGCCGATTCTGGCGAGCGTGAAGCCGCAGGTGTCGGCGCAGGTGGCGATCGACTTGGAAGGTGGCAGCGGGCCGAACGGGATCTACATCGACGAAGCGGACTGGAAGTACATCCGCCGACACGATGTGGTGAAGGCGACGATGAATGTGCAGGCGGATGAGCCGGAGCTGGATGAGGTCTAG
- a CDS encoding energy transducer TonB, with protein MQVVNWLPRTELPFAAPSRPELLQTLEPYEAFESSGEEAAAPVAVVKPVREARPVVERAKVDVPRPSPVVKAAKVVEEAAPVVKAPVVPPPRFALQLLRAGRCLLLVELPTGEPFQTRDPAYMLLKDMLRAAGLPDSPQIVGDPVRWPLLVRGNMDQGPEAARDFVQGFVSARLEDEPCVCLWLIGLPAVRFAGEANAEAWYRELQVEGLGSVWALPGLELLMEEPQRKADVWQAMRRLMARWKTTDE; from the coding sequence ATGCAGGTGGTCAACTGGCTGCCCCGCACCGAACTGCCGTTTGCCGCGCCGTCGCGGCCCGAGCTGTTGCAGACGCTTGAGCCCTATGAGGCGTTTGAGTCGTCGGGCGAGGAGGCGGCCGCGCCGGTGGCGGTGGTCAAGCCTGTGCGTGAAGCACGCCCGGTTGTTGAACGGGCGAAGGTCGACGTACCGCGTCCGTCGCCGGTGGTCAAAGCGGCCAAGGTGGTGGAAGAGGCCGCCCCGGTGGTCAAGGCCCCGGTGGTTCCACCACCGCGCTTCGCCCTGCAATTACTGCGGGCTGGGCGCTGCCTGCTGCTGGTGGAATTGCCCACCGGCGAACCTTTCCAGACCCGCGACCCTGCTTACATGCTGCTCAAGGACATGCTACGCGCCGCCGGCCTCCCCGACAGCCCGCAAATCGTCGGCGACCCGGTGCGCTGGCCGCTCTTGGTGCGCGGCAACATGGACCAGGGCCCGGAGGCTGCACGGGATTTTGTGCAGGGTTTTGTTTCGGCGCGCCTGGAAGACGAACCCTGCGTGTGCCTGTGGCTGATCGGCCTGCCCGCTGTGCGTTTTGCCGGCGAAGCCAATGCCGAAGCCTGGTACCGAGAACTGCAGGTCGAAGGCCTGGGCTCGGTATGGGCCCTGCCGGGCCTGGAATTATTAATGGAAGAGCCACAGCGTAAGGCTGATGTCTGGCAAGCCATGCGCCGGCTGATGGCGCGTTGGAAAACAACCGATGAGTGA
- a CDS encoding SET domain-containing protein-lysine N-methyltransferase, with protein MKTQAKDKAKTPVNDCFYPFASQSFARGYPSNREFQVVRNREGDSIGIKARVNFESRTCIAKLSGYALSEPGQHAFQISSRIYLYDRWFMGLIRHSCAPNTCADTDYLELWTVVAITAGTWITLDLALTFDCLHCQFPCHCGAANCRGWIKGRKEQINTEGLRFLEQKCSPGGA; from the coding sequence ATGAAAACTCAAGCCAAGGATAAGGCTAAGACCCCTGTGAATGACTGTTTTTACCCTTTCGCGAGCCAATCCTTTGCACGCGGTTACCCCTCGAACCGTGAGTTTCAAGTGGTTCGCAACCGAGAAGGTGATTCCATAGGCATCAAGGCTCGCGTCAACTTTGAAAGCCGAACGTGTATTGCCAAGTTATCCGGCTATGCGCTGAGTGAACCGGGTCAACATGCGTTTCAAATTTCTTCGCGCATTTACCTGTATGACCGATGGTTCATGGGCCTGATCCGTCACTCGTGCGCTCCAAACACTTGCGCCGACACTGACTATTTAGAGCTTTGGACGGTGGTAGCAATCACCGCCGGTACCTGGATCACGCTCGACCTCGCCTTGACCTTCGACTGCTTGCACTGCCAATTTCCCTGCCATTGCGGCGCGGCCAATTGCAGGGGGTGGATCAAAGGCAGAAAGGAACAGATCAACACAGAGGGGCTGCGCTTCCTGGAACAGAAGTGCAGCCCCGGCGGCGCTTAG
- a CDS encoding IS3 family transposase (programmed frameshift) — MDAGKRRSQRDYTLAFKLSVVDQVEKGELSYKEAQRRYGIQGRSTVLVWLRKHGRQDWSQGASIREPRSRSMTEPPLPLTPEQRIKELEEQLALSNQKAQFFEAVVNVLKNDYGVSVGKKATRQVLSQGQIQDLSITRACLFMGISRQAYYQRNRAFDARARQDQEVMDFVLEKRRRQPRIGTRKLHYLMSVEFGASVQVGRDRLFSILRNARELVVRKRAYHKTTDSHHRFRRHPNLLKAGQKQIVPNRPEQVWVADITYLPTQESVAYVSLVTDAYSRKIVGHHVHASLHTESVIKAMEKAVGERQTTLPLIHHSDRGAQYCSELYQRLHASHGIRCSMTDGYDCYQNALAERINGILKTEFLLYRPKNLADAVKMVGESVLIYNGERPHMSLKYKTPDAVHRAF; from the exons ATGGATGCGGGCAAAAGGCGAAGCCAGCGTGACTACACGCTAGCCTTTAAATTATCGGTCGTAGACCAGGTCGAAAAGGGCGAGTTGAGTTATAAAGAGGCTCAACGGCGCTACGGCATTCAGGGCCGGTCCACGGTACTGGTCTGGCTGCGCAAGCACGGCCGGCAGGACTGGAGTCAGGGCGCCTCAATTCGAGAACCGAGGAGCAGGTCCATGACTGAGCCACCCCTCCCGCTAACACCCGAGCAGCGGATCAAAGAGCTCGAAGAGCAGTTGGCGCTAAGCAACCAGAAAGCGCAGTTCTTCGAAGCCGTCGTGAATGTTCTGAAGAATGACTACGGTGTTTCTGTCG GTAAAAAAGCGACCCGGCAAGTCCTCTCGCAAGGGCAAATCCAAGACCTGAGCATCACCAGGGCTTGCCTGTTCATGGGCATTTCGCGCCAAGCATATTACCAACGAAATCGGGCTTTCGACGCGAGGGCTCGCCAAGATCAAGAGGTGATGGACTTTGTTCTTGAAAAGCGCCGACGCCAGCCACGGATCGGCACGCGCAAGCTGCATTACCTGATGAGCGTCGAATTTGGCGCATCAGTGCAGGTCGGCAGAGACCGCCTGTTCAGCATCCTGCGCAACGCTCGAGAACTGGTTGTGCGCAAACGGGCTTACCACAAAACGACGGACAGCCATCACCGCTTTCGCCGCCATCCTAACCTGCTCAAAGCGGGCCAGAAGCAGATCGTACCCAACAGGCCAGAGCAGGTGTGGGTTGCAGACATAACCTACCTGCCGACACAGGAAAGCGTGGCTTATGTGAGCCTGGTGACAGACGCTTACTCGCGCAAGATCGTAGGCCATCATGTGCATGCGAGTTTGCATACCGAGTCGGTGATCAAAGCGATGGAAAAGGCAGTTGGTGAACGCCAAACCACGCTTCCACTAATCCATCATTCAGACCGCGGAGCCCAATACTGCTCTGAGCTTTATCAGCGCTTGCACGCCAGTCATGGCATCAGATGCTCGATGACCGACGGCTATGACTGCTACCAGAATGCTCTGGCGGAACGGATAAACGGCATTTTGAAGACCGAGTTTCTGCTGTATCGCCCTAAAAATCTGGCGGATGCAGTGAAGATGGTGGGTGAGTCGGTGCTGATCTACAACGGGGAAAGGCCACACATGTCCCTGAAATACAAAACGCCCGATGCGGTGCATCGAGCGTTTTGA
- the rimI gene encoding ribosomal protein S18-alanine N-acetyltransferase: MSEALSFRPMTEADLDAVLKIEYAAFSHPWTRGIFLDGLGKYQIWLMFEGEQQVGHGVVQIILDEAHLLNITVKPESQGRGLGLALLEHLMSRAYAASARECFLEVRDSNTGAFRLYERYGFNEIGRRRDYYPAVGGREDAVVMACTLVD; the protein is encoded by the coding sequence ATGAGTGAGGCTTTATCCTTCCGCCCGATGACCGAGGCCGACCTCGACGCGGTGCTGAAAATCGAATACGCGGCATTCAGCCACCCCTGGACCCGTGGAATCTTTCTCGACGGGCTGGGCAAATACCAGATCTGGCTGATGTTCGAAGGTGAGCAGCAGGTGGGGCACGGCGTGGTGCAGATCATCCTCGACGAGGCGCATCTGCTGAACATTACCGTCAAGCCGGAAAGCCAGGGCCGCGGCCTTGGCCTGGCACTGCTTGAGCACCTGATGTCCCGCGCTTATGCCGCCAGTGCGCGTGAGTGCTTCCTGGAGGTACGCGACAGCAATACCGGCGCGTTCCGCCTGTATGAACGTTATGGTTTCAACGAAATCGGCCGTCGGCGGGATTATTACCCCGCCGTGGGTGGGCGCGAAGATGCGGTCGTCATGGCCTGCACCTTAGTGGATTAA
- the mksB gene encoding Mks condensin complex protein MksB codes for MIEPKRVLRALAEHWALLEPLCEHFDQGTLSLGELRAQLAAQQLDSTPQDITSLLDVWIRLDILVPVAKSPNRFELNAQIHDFLAYLRKEHRLGLCLEIEAYLRHLERLAGYIQDAFDIRDGHDLARQLRLLDMRVRDVLKKLANDEQALAAVADRAKTSDRQIPLRQRYAEVLATWDEYVEPMIQLVNADGAFEQGVRKVENVLLRMLTEQQRLGHLVDDDMLLRTHARILEMQTSAQLTLRHARELLLPLREEARRHNAVTRGAALALSAIRRKGLDAVPQAAMPMFTRPQSTFLGSASQVEAYVYALANFEPKPARFPKAHKSHKGDAQRAPRTVKEMLERCEDALPMPDLMTWLLEQEPDGATDELLYWFSRLSREKRFKRERLERRDYHTTEHQVSLRSFALLPASTDSAENSASTPYAS; via the coding sequence ATGATCGAACCCAAGCGCGTCTTGCGCGCCCTCGCCGAACACTGGGCCCTGCTTGAGCCACTGTGCGAACACTTCGACCAAGGCACTTTGAGCCTGGGCGAGTTGCGCGCGCAGCTGGCGGCCCAACAACTGGACAGCACACCCCAGGACATCACCAGCCTGCTGGACGTATGGATTCGCCTGGATATCCTGGTGCCTGTCGCCAAAAGCCCGAACCGTTTCGAGCTCAACGCACAGATCCACGACTTCCTGGCCTATCTTCGCAAGGAGCACCGGCTTGGCCTGTGCCTGGAAATCGAAGCCTACCTGCGCCACCTCGAGCGCCTGGCCGGTTATATCCAGGACGCGTTCGACATTCGTGATGGCCACGACCTGGCCCGCCAGCTGCGCCTGCTCGACATGCGCGTACGGGACGTGCTGAAAAAACTCGCCAATGACGAACAGGCCCTCGCCGCCGTGGCCGACCGGGCCAAGACCAGCGACCGGCAGATCCCGTTGCGTCAGCGGTACGCCGAGGTCCTGGCGACCTGGGACGAATACGTCGAACCGATGATCCAGCTGGTGAACGCCGACGGCGCCTTCGAACAAGGCGTGCGCAAGGTGGAGAATGTGCTGCTGCGCATGCTCACCGAGCAGCAGCGTCTCGGCCACTTGGTGGACGACGACATGCTGCTGCGCACCCACGCACGCATCCTCGAAATGCAGACCAGCGCCCAGCTGACCTTGCGTCATGCGCGGGAACTGCTGCTGCCGCTGCGTGAAGAAGCGCGCCGGCACAACGCTGTGACCCGTGGCGCGGCGCTGGCGTTGTCGGCGATTCGCCGCAAGGGCCTGGACGCGGTGCCGCAAGCGGCGATGCCGATGTTCACTCGGCCGCAAAGCACTTTCCTCGGCAGTGCCAGCCAGGTCGAAGCCTATGTGTACGCTCTGGCGAATTTCGAACCGAAACCGGCGCGTTTCCCCAAGGCGCACAAGTCCCACAAGGGCGACGCCCAGCGCGCACCGCGCACGGTCAAGGAGATGCTCGAACGCTGCGAAGACGCACTGCCGATGCCGGACTTGATGACCTGGCTGCTGGAGCAGGAGCCGGACGGCGCTACTGACGAATTGCTGTACTGGTTCTCGCGTCTGTCCCGTGAAAAACGCTTCAAGCGTGAACGCCTGGAACGCCGCGATTACCACACAACCGAGCACCAGGTCAGCCTGCGCTCATTCGCCCTGCTCCCGGCCAGCACCGACTCCGCCGAGAATTCTGCGAGCACTCCTTATGCATCTTGA
- the can gene encoding carbonate dehydratase: MNELQDLLDNNERWADAIKQEDPEFFAKLARQQTPEYLWIGCSDARVPANEIVGMLPGDLFVHRNVANVVLHTDLNCLSVIQYAVDVLKVKHILVTGHYGCGGVRASMQDRQFGLIDGWLRTIRDLYYENRDVLAQLPTEEERVDRMCELNVIQQVANVGHTSIVQNAWHRGQSLSIHGCIYGIKDGRWKSLNTTISGFEQLPPQYRLRPLGEA; this comes from the coding sequence ATGAACGAACTACAAGACCTGCTTGATAACAACGAACGCTGGGCGGACGCGATCAAACAGGAAGATCCCGAATTCTTCGCCAAGCTCGCCCGCCAGCAAACCCCGGAATACCTGTGGATCGGCTGTTCCGACGCCCGCGTGCCGGCCAACGAGATCGTCGGCATGCTGCCGGGTGATCTGTTCGTGCACCGTAACGTGGCCAACGTAGTGTTGCACACCGACCTCAACTGCCTGTCGGTGATCCAGTACGCAGTGGACGTGCTCAAGGTCAAACACATCCTTGTCACCGGCCACTATGGCTGCGGCGGCGTCCGTGCTTCGATGCAGGATCGGCAGTTCGGCCTGATCGACGGCTGGCTGCGCACCATTCGTGATCTTTATTACGAAAACCGTGACGTGCTGGCCCAATTGCCGACCGAAGAAGAGCGCGTTGACCGCATGTGCGAGTTGAATGTGATCCAGCAAGTGGCCAACGTCGGTCACACCAGCATTGTGCAAAACGCCTGGCACCGTGGGCAAAGCCTGTCTATCCATGGCTGCATCTATGGCATCAAGGATGGTCGCTGGAAGAGCTTGAACACCACCATCAGTGGCTTTGAGCAGTTGCCACCGCAGTATCGTCTGCGGCCGTTGGGCGAAGCCTAA
- the acpA gene encoding acid phosphatase, producing MSDDHEGRPTPDSVTYSPVDTSRRRFLGGAAVLGVGATLSACGNTSEAPGKPAERPLTPQELDNALHDQVKTVVVIYAENRSFNNLFADFPGVEKPLSALSAADTQQRDRDGSLLSTLPPTWGGVLQVGPQTVDGVTYPSEVQFQEKLPNAPFALKGPNAEDLPLSLVTRDLWHVFYQNQMQINGGKNDNFVAWADSGGLVMGHYAQSRYALRLWDVAKEFVLCDNFFQGAFGGSFLNHQYLISATAPFYPNAAQSVAKAQIATLQSDDPTDPRLKPLDKSPASAMTGPPQFGPSALTPDGYAVNTLAPPYWPTWIRDPENPDYSKPDLPNVLVPQTHEHIGDKLSKKNVDWAWYAGAWQATLDQFKDSGGIPKIPNFQYHHQPFNYFKQQGPQNRTERDKRLRDGGLGDESSTNKFFADAQAGKLPAVTFYKPQGNLNMHAGYADVASGDRHIARALKVLQESPQWKNMVVVVTVDENGGWWDHVAPPKGDRWGPGTRVPAIVVSPFARKGTVDHTVYDTASILRLITRVFQLETLDGLKQRDDAMIARGQKPMGDLSNALQFNL from the coding sequence ATGAGCGACGATCACGAAGGCCGCCCTACCCCCGATTCCGTAACCTACTCGCCGGTCGATACCAGCCGCCGTCGCTTCCTGGGAGGCGCGGCGGTGCTGGGGGTCGGTGCGACCCTGAGTGCCTGCGGCAACACCAGCGAAGCACCCGGCAAACCGGCGGAGCGGCCACTCACGCCGCAAGAACTCGACAACGCGTTGCACGACCAAGTGAAAACCGTGGTGGTGATCTATGCCGAGAACCGTAGTTTCAACAACCTGTTTGCGGATTTCCCTGGCGTGGAGAAACCGCTGTCGGCACTGTCCGCCGCCGACACCCAGCAACGTGACCGTGACGGCAGCCTGCTAAGCACCCTGCCTCCGACTTGGGGGGGCGTGCTGCAAGTCGGCCCGCAAACGGTGGACGGGGTGACCTACCCGAGCGAAGTGCAATTCCAGGAAAAGCTGCCCAACGCCCCCTTCGCCCTCAAGGGTCCGAACGCCGAAGACCTGCCCCTGAGCCTGGTCACCCGCGACTTGTGGCACGTGTTCTATCAGAACCAGATGCAGATCAACGGTGGCAAGAACGACAACTTCGTCGCCTGGGCCGACTCGGGGGGCCTGGTGATGGGCCATTACGCCCAGTCCCGTTATGCCCTGCGCCTGTGGGACGTCGCCAAAGAGTTCGTGCTGTGCGATAACTTCTTCCAGGGCGCATTCGGTGGCTCGTTCCTCAACCACCAGTACCTGATCAGCGCCACCGCGCCGTTTTACCCGAATGCCGCGCAATCGGTGGCCAAGGCGCAGATCGCCACGCTGCAAAGCGACGACCCCACCGATCCGCGCCTCAAGCCGTTGGACAAGTCCCCAGCCAGTGCCATGACCGGCCCGCCCCAGTTCGGCCCCAGCGCTTTGACCCCGGACGGTTACGCCGTGAACACCCTGGCGCCGCCTTACTGGCCGACCTGGATCCGCGACCCGGAAAACCCGGATTACTCCAAACCCGACCTACCCAATGTGCTGGTGCCGCAAACCCACGAACACATCGGCGACAAGCTGTCGAAAAAGAATGTCGACTGGGCGTGGTACGCCGGCGCGTGGCAAGCCACCTTGGACCAGTTCAAGGATTCAGGCGGTATCCCGAAGATCCCCAACTTCCAGTATCACCACCAGCCGTTCAACTACTTCAAGCAGCAGGGCCCGCAGAACCGGACGGAACGTGACAAGCGCCTGCGCGATGGCGGTCTGGGGGATGAGTCCAGCACCAACAAGTTCTTCGCCGATGCCCAGGCGGGCAAGCTCCCTGCCGTGACGTTCTACAAGCCCCAGGGCAACCTGAATATGCACGCAGGCTACGCCGACGTGGCCTCGGGCGACCGCCACATCGCACGGGCCCTGAAAGTGCTGCAAGAGAGCCCGCAGTGGAAAAACATGGTGGTGGTGGTCACCGTTGATGAAAACGGCGGCTGGTGGGACCACGTGGCGCCGCCCAAGGGCGACCGCTGGGGCCCTGGCACGCGTGTCCCGGCGATCGTGGTGTCGCCGTTCGCGCGCAAAGGCACGGTGGACCATACGGTGTACGACACTGCGTCGATCCTGCGCTTGATCACCCGCGTATTCCAGTTGGAGACCTTGGACGGCCTCAAGCAGCGAGATGACGCGATGATCGCCCGCGGCCAGAAGCCGATGGGCGATTTGAGTAACGCATTACAGTTCAACCTGTAG
- the mksE gene encoding Mks condensin complex protein MksE, protein MHLDLSELSQLAPIFRELFKGYHVSRRDPELYAQLSNFQDQYRTLFKALGFELVCDTRGFYYFVPDTAVAAAQVNKTAQRLALFTFIIVEHLADQGRDPIAVLDGGSLGRDELPSLLEKYRDLFIQAEVQTQEELEEKIMRRMTQLGFASEDNGIYRFLPPMHRFLDVCLSVQQDRDLAASVHSVLPLPAPVIIDEDSDEKLLKTDDPLDLSDFADESEEDALARAIAEEQETDA, encoded by the coding sequence ATGCATCTTGATCTATCCGAACTGTCCCAGCTGGCGCCGATCTTTCGCGAGCTGTTCAAGGGTTACCACGTCAGCCGCCGTGACCCGGAGCTGTACGCGCAGCTATCGAACTTCCAGGACCAGTACCGCACGCTGTTCAAGGCCCTGGGTTTTGAGCTGGTCTGCGATACCCGCGGCTTCTACTACTTCGTACCGGATACCGCCGTGGCCGCCGCGCAGGTGAACAAGACCGCGCAACGTCTGGCGTTGTTCACCTTCATCATCGTCGAGCACCTGGCCGACCAGGGCCGCGACCCGATTGCGGTGTTGGACGGTGGCAGCCTTGGCCGCGATGAACTGCCGTCGCTACTGGAGAAATACCGCGACCTGTTTATCCAGGCCGAGGTGCAGACCCAGGAAGAACTCGAAGAAAAAATCATGCGCCGTATGACTCAACTCGGCTTTGCCAGCGAGGACAACGGTATCTATCGCTTCCTGCCGCCGATGCACCGTTTTCTGGATGTGTGTCTGTCGGTGCAGCAAGACCGTGACTTGGCTGCCAGCGTACACAGCGTGTTGCCACTGCCGGCGCCGGTGATCATCGACGAAGACAGCGATGAGAAACTGCTGAAAACCGATGACCCACTGGACTTGAGTGACTTTGCGGACGAAAGCGAAGAAGACGCCCTGGCCCGTGCCATTGCCGAAGAACAGGAGACCGACGCATGA
- a CDS encoding serine kinase/phosphatase gives MTESRRPYGATQPEPIDDNEDRMGSMRELDFDEKEPTAEIGDEIARREREHLMPDERVREAGLTGASTADHESTDDDMSPETLIHEDGARDAREEGEDQPADYDLSIVDEDEIGGGNGLDEAELADFDPVDGNR, from the coding sequence ATGACTGAATCACGACGTCCCTACGGCGCTACACAGCCTGAACCCATTGATGATAACGAAGATCGCATGGGTTCGATGCGCGAGCTGGATTTTGACGAGAAAGAGCCTACGGCGGAGATTGGTGACGAGATTGCGCGTCGTGAACGTGAACACCTGATGCCCGACGAACGGGTGCGCGAAGCCGGACTGACCGGGGCTTCGACGGCAGATCATGAGTCGACGGATGATGATATGAGCCCGGAAACGCTGATACATGAAGATGGCGCGCGGGATGCTCGGGAGGAAGGTGAAGACCAACCGGCGGATTACGACTTGAGTATCGTGGACGAGGATGAGATTGGCGGCGGAAATGGGTTGGATGAGGCCGAATTGGCCGACTTTGATCCCGTTGACGGCAACCGCTGA